One part of the Glycine soja cultivar W05 chromosome 11, ASM419377v2, whole genome shotgun sequence genome encodes these proteins:
- the LOC114374244 gene encoding tRNA (adenine(58)-N(1))-methyltransferase catalytic subunit TRMT61A-like produces MLALHPAKKLSFNRPINNGDLVIVYERHDIMKAVTVSEGSVLQNRFGVFKHSEWIGKPFGSKVVSSKGGFVYLLAPTPELWTLVLNHRTQILYIADISFVIMYLEIVPGCVVLESGTGSGSLTTSLARAVAPSGHVYTFDFHEQRAASARADFERTGLSSLVTVQVRDIQGEGFPDTFTGMADSVFLDLPQPWLVIPSAAKVLRHDGTLCSFSPCIEQVQRTCETLRTCFTDIRTFEVLLRTYEVREEKMQSLCGDGNGSLPSKRRQCSDGSYVLSSSSPSISSVMARPCGEARGHTGYLTFARVKSLS; encoded by the exons ATGTTGGCCCTTCATCCTGCAAAAAAGTTATCATTTAATCGACCAATTAATAATGGGGATTTGGTTATTGTTTATGAAAGGCATGACATTATGAAGGCTGTAACAGTGTCTGAGGGATCAGTCCTGCAAAATCGTTTTGGTGTTTTTAAACATTCGGAATGGATAGGAAAGCCGTTTGGGTCTAAAGTAGTCAGCAGTAAGGGTGGCTTTGTGTACTTGTTAGCTCCCACACCAGAATTGTGGACTCTGGTATTGAACCACAGGACTCAGATTCTGTACATTGCAGATATTAGCTTTGTTATCATGTACTTGGAGATTGTTCCTGGTTGCGTGGTTCTTGAATCTGGAACTGGAAGTGGATCGTTGACTACTTCGCTTGCAAGGGCAGTTGCTCCTTCAGGACACGTCTATACGTTTGATTTCCATGAACAAAGGGCTGCATCAGCTAG gGCTGATTTTGAGAGGACAGGTCTAAGCAGCTTAGTCACTGTGCAAGTTAGGGACATTCAGGGTGAAGGATTTCCTGATACCTTTACTGGCATGGCTGACTCTGTATTTCTGGATCTACCTCAACCTTGGCTTGTCATCCCTTCTGCTGCAAAAGTATTAAGACATGATGGCACACTGTGCTCTTTCTCTCCTTGTATCGAACAAGTACAGCGAACATGTGAAACACTCCGAACCTGCTTCACAG ATATAAGGACATTTGAGGTACTCTTACGCACATATGAAGTtcgggaagagaaaatgcaaagcTTATGTGGGGATGGCAATGGTTCTCTTCCTAGCAAGAGGAGACAATGCTCTGATGGAAGCTATGTACTAAGCAGCAGCAGTCCATCTATTTCTTCTGTCATGGCTAGACCTTGTGGTGAAGCTCGAGGTCACACAGGCTATTTGACATTTGCAAGAGTTAAATCACTCTCATGA
- the LOC114374268 gene encoding receptor-like protein kinase HSL1, whose protein sequence is MLQLLPVFLLLLLEQASLISGLNQDGLYLYEWKQSLDDPDSSLSSWNNRDATPCNWAGVTCGPSNTTVTALDLSNFNLSGPFSASLLCRLPNLTSIILFNNSINQTLPLQISLCTPLLHLDLSQNLLTGFLPHTLPLLPNLLHLDLTGNNFSGPIPPSFATFPNLQTLSLVYNLLDDVVSPSLFNITTLKTLNLSFNPFLPSPIPHSLGNLTNLETLWLSGCNLVGPIPESLGNLVNLRVLDFSFNNLYGPIPSSLTRLTALTQIEFYNNSLSAEFPKGMSNLTSLRLIDVSMNHLSGTIPDELCRLPLESLNLYENRFTGELPPSIADSPNLYELRLFGNKLAGKLPENLGKNAPLKWLDVSTNRFSGGIPESLCEHGELEELLMLENEFSGEIPASLGGCRRLSRVRLGTNRLSGEVPAGMWGLPHVYLLELGNNSFSGPIARTIAGARNLSLLILSKNNFSGVIPDEIGWLENLQEFSGADNNFNGSLPGSIVNLGQLGTLDLHNNELSGELPKGIQSWKKLNDLNLANNEIGGKIPDEIGILSVLNFLDLSNNEISGNVPLGLQNLKLNLLNLSYNRLSGRLPPLLAKDMYRASFMGNPGLCGDFKGLCDGKGDDDNSKGFVWILRAIFIVASLVFVVGVVWFYFRYRNFKNAGRSVDKSKWTLMSFHKLGFSEDEILNCLDEDNVIGSGSSGKVYKVVLTSGESVAVKKIWGGVKKEIDSGDVEKGHQFRQDSSFDAEVETLGKIRHKNIVKLWCCCTTRDSKLLVYEYMPNGSLGDLLHSNKGGLLDWPTRYKIAVDAAEGLSYLHHDCVPSIVHRDVKSNNILLDGDFGARVADFGVAKVVDATGKGTKSMSVIAGSCGYIAPEYAYTLRVNEKSDIYSFGVVILELVTGRRPIDPEFGEKDLVMWACNTLDQKGVDHVIDSRLDSCFKEEICKVLNIGLMCTSPLPINRPAMRRVVKMLQEVGTENQTKPAKKDGKLSPYYYDDGSDHGSVA, encoded by the exons ATGCTGCAACTGCTTCCTGTCTTCCTTCTTCTCCTCCTGGAACAAGCGTCTTTGATTTCTGGGCTGAACCAAGATGGTTTGTATCTGTACGAGTGGAAGCAATCTCTTGACGACCCGGACTCCTCCCTCTCCTCCTGGAACAACCGCGACGCCACCCCTTGCAACTGGGCCGGCGTCACCTGCGGCCCAAGCAACACCACCGTCACCGCACTTGACCTCTCCAACTTCAACCTTTCCGGCCCATTCTCCGCCTCCCTCCTCTGCCGCCTCCCCAACCTCACCTCCATCATCCTCTTCAACAACTCCATCAACCAAACCCTCCCTCTCCAAATTTCTCTCTGCACCCCCCTCCTACACCTCGACCTCTCCCAAAACCTCCTCACCGGCTTCCTCCCCCACACCCTCCCCCTCCTCCCTAACCTCCTCCACCTCGACCTCACCGGCAACAACTTTTCCGGCCCCATCCCTCCCTCCTTCGCCACCTTCCCCAACCTCCAAACACTCTCCCTCGTTTACAACCTCCTCGACGACGTCGTTTCACCTTCTCTCTTCAACATCACGACCCTCAAAACGCTCAACCTCTCCTTCAACCCTTTTCTCCCTTCACCCATCCCTCACTCCCTCGGCAACCTCACTAACTTAGAAACGCTCTGGCTCAGCGGCTGCAACCTCGTGGGCCCCATCCCGGAATCCCTCGGGAACCTCGTCAACCTTCGCGTCTTGGACTTCTCCTTCAACAACCTCTACGGTCCCATCCCTAGTTCGCTCACTCGCCTCACCGCTCTCACGCAGATTGAGTTCTACAACAACTCTCTCTCCGCTGAGTTTCCCAAGGGAATGTCCAACCTCACTTCGCTGAGGCTCATTGATGTTTCCATGAACCATTTGAGTGGGACCATTCCTGATGAATTGTGCCGTTTGCCTCTCGAGAGTCTTAACCTCTACGAGAACCGCTTCACCGGCGAGTTGCCGCCGAGTATTGCAGATTCACCCAACCTCTATGAACTCAGATTGTTCGGGAACAAGCTCGCCGGGAAGTTGCCGGAGAATTTGGGGAAGAATGCTCCGTTGAAGTGGCTTGATGTTTCTACAAACCGGTTCTCCGGCGGGATTCCGGAGAGTCTCTGCGAGCATGGTGAGTTGGAGGAGTTGTTGATGCTTGAGAATGAGTTCTCCGGGGAGATTCCGGCGAGTTTGGGCGGCTGTCGGAGGTTGTCGCGTGTGAGGTTGGGTACGAACCGGTTGTCCGGCGAGGTTCCGGCGGGTATGTGGGGTCTTCCGCATGTGTATTTGCTTGAACTGGGGAATAACTCGTTTAGTGGTCCAATCGCCAGGACCATTGCTGGGGCGAGGAATTTGTCGTTGTTGATTTTGTCCAAGAACAATTTCTCCGGTGTCATTCCCGACGAGATTGGGTGGTTGGAGAATCTTCAAGAGTTTTCTGGTGCTGATAACAACTTCAATGGGTCGTTGCCTGGGAGTATTGTGAATCTTGGGCAGCTTGGGACTCTTGATCTTCACAACAATGAGCTCTCTGGGGAGCTTCCCAAGGGGATTCAATCGTGGAAGAAACTCAATGACTTGAATTTGGCTAATAATGAAATTGGTGGGAAGATTCCTGATGAAATTGGTATTTTGTCAGTGTTAaattttcttgatctttccAACAATGAAATTTCTGGGAATGTTCCTCTTGGGTTGCAGAATTTGAAGCTCAATCTGCTCAACTTGTCTTATAATAGGCTTTCTGGAAGGCTTCCTCCACTGCTGGCTAAGGATATGTACAGGGCTAGTTTTATGGGTAATCCTGGCTTGTGTGGCGATTTCAAAGGCTTGTGTGATGGCAAAGGGGATGATGATAATAGTAAGGGTTTTGTGTGGATTCTGCGAGCTATTTTTATAGTTGCCTCTTTGGTGTTTGTTGTTGGTGTGGTATGGTTCTACTTCAGGTATAGGAATTTCAAGAATGCTGGGAGATCTGTTGATAAATCGAAGTGGACGTTGATGTCGTTTCATAAACTGGGTTTTAGCGAAGATGAGATCTTGAATTGCCTCGACGAAGATAATGTGATAGGAAGCGGGTCGTCCGGGAAGGTTTACAAGGTTGTGCTTACCAGCGGGGAATCTGTTGCCGTGAAGAAGATATGGGGCGGGGTCAAAAAGGAAATAGATAGCGGAGATGTTGAGAAGGGTCATCAGTTTCGTCAAGACAGTTCTTTTGATGCAGAGGTTGAAACTTTGGGCAAAATTAGGCACAAGAACATTGTCAAGTTGTGGTGTTGCTGCACCACTAGGGACAGCAAGCTATTGGTTTATGAGTATATGCCGAATGGTAGTCTGGGGGATTTGCTGCATAGCAATAAAGGAGGGTTGTTGGATTGGCCAACTAGGTACAAGATAGCTGTTGATGCTGCAGAAGGCCTCTCTTATTTGCATCATGACTGTGTTCCTTCAATTGTTCATAGAGATGTGAAATCTAACAACATCTTGTTGGATGGGGACTTCGGTGCAAGAGTGGCAGATTTTGGAGTAGCTAAGGTAGTCGATGCCACCGGGAAAGGAACTAAATCCATGTCCGTCATAGCTGGGTCTTGTGGGTACATTGCACCAG AATATGCATACACGCTTAGAGTGAATGAGAAGAGTGACATATATAGTTTTGGTGTTGTCATACTTGAGTTGGTTACTGGAAGGAGGCCCATAGACCCTGAATTTGGGGAAAAAGATTTGGTTATGTGGGCGTGCAACACCTTGGATCAGAAAGGTGTTGACCATGTGATCGACTCgaggcttgattcttgtttcaAAGAAGAAATTTGCAAGGTCCTCAACATTGGTCTCATGTGCACTAGTCCTCTTCCAATCAACCGGCCTGCAATGAGAAGAGTGGTGAAGATGTTGCAAGAGGTGGGCACAGAGAACCAAACGAAACCTGCCAAGAAAGATGGAAAGTTGTCCCCTTATTACTATGACGATGGTTCGGATCATGGAAGTGTTGCTTAG